In a genomic window of Streptomyces katrae:
- the mgtA gene encoding magnesium-translocating P-type ATPase: MTMLTARTPTKLAPPGRNRRERKAAELESATRLAGERLADISARPAVRVLQDTDTSRGGLTHGEAVRRLGLHGPNVVARERAPHWTAQLAKAFWNPFIGVLVFLAAVMFWQDPKDPGVLILSVMVAVSGLLRFWQEYRSGRAADALKKLVTTTCAVQRRAGSGSVPTTLEIPMEQVVPGDLVRLAAGDLIPADLRLITSKDLMVSQAALSGESLPVAKADTPPRSAGGTPRTEDLGQHTTTDPVEADNLCLMGTSVTSGTATGVVVATGSGTYFGSMAGSLVGERPQTNFDTGVRKVSFLLIRFMLVMVPVVFMINGLTKGDWEEAFLFGVAVAVGLTPEMLPMVVSANLARGAVAMAKRKVVVKRLNAIQNLGAMDVLCTDKTGTLTEDRIVLDRYLDVHGAEDAEVLEYGYLNAHFQTGLRNLLDQAVIDRVNEAEEVVVDARFTMVDEIPFDFARRRMSVVLNRNSMSDGPGRSEHVVITKGAVEEVLELCTHMTDGGERVALTEELRHRVTAIAADNNRAGLRVLAVATRRIASPRDTYTVADEDQLTLVGFLAFLDPPKASAARALQGLADKGIAVKVVTGDNELVAARVCADVGIEVGRVVPGSEVDALDDTELRALAARTTVFAKVNPVQKARIVRSLQADGHTVGFLGDGINDAAALRDADVGISVDTAVDIAKESADIILLEKDLTVLEQGVVQGRTTFGNTVKYIKMTASSNFGNVFSVLVASAFIPFQPMLAIMLLVQNLVYDIAQLATPWDRMDEEYLRKPRNWDAKGIFRFMVTIGPISSVFDIAMFVVMWNVFAANTVGEASLFQTGWFVEGLLSQTLVVHMIRTRKIPFLQSRASWPVMVMTVLAVLTGLWLPFSPLAPALGFTALPAGYFPWLIGVLLAYCTLTQLVKTWYVRRFGTWL, encoded by the coding sequence ATGACCATGCTCACCGCCCGTACCCCGACGAAGCTCGCACCGCCGGGCCGGAACCGCCGCGAGCGCAAGGCCGCCGAGCTGGAGTCCGCCACCCGCCTCGCGGGCGAGCGCCTCGCGGACATCAGCGCCCGCCCCGCCGTCCGGGTCCTCCAGGACACCGACACCTCCCGGGGCGGCCTCACGCACGGCGAGGCCGTGCGCCGCCTGGGACTCCACGGACCCAACGTGGTCGCCCGGGAGCGCGCCCCGCACTGGACGGCGCAGCTCGCGAAGGCCTTCTGGAACCCCTTCATCGGCGTGCTGGTCTTCCTGGCCGCCGTCATGTTCTGGCAGGACCCGAAGGACCCCGGCGTCCTGATCCTCTCCGTGATGGTGGCGGTCAGCGGCCTGCTGCGGTTCTGGCAGGAGTACCGCTCGGGGCGGGCCGCCGACGCCCTGAAGAAGCTCGTCACCACCACCTGTGCGGTGCAGCGCCGGGCCGGCAGCGGCTCGGTCCCGACCACGCTCGAGATCCCGATGGAGCAGGTGGTCCCGGGCGACCTGGTGCGGCTGGCCGCCGGCGACCTGATCCCGGCCGACCTGCGGCTGATCACCTCCAAGGACCTGATGGTCAGCCAGGCGGCCCTGTCGGGCGAGTCGTTGCCGGTGGCGAAGGCCGACACTCCCCCTCGCTCCGCTGGGGGGACCCCCAGGACGGAGGACCTCGGCCAGCACACGACGACCGACCCGGTGGAGGCCGACAACCTCTGCCTGATGGGCACCTCCGTCACCTCCGGCACCGCCACGGGCGTGGTCGTCGCCACCGGCTCCGGCACCTACTTCGGCTCGATGGCCGGCAGCCTCGTCGGCGAACGCCCGCAGACCAACTTCGACACCGGCGTACGCAAGGTCAGCTTCCTGCTGATCCGCTTCATGCTGGTGATGGTCCCGGTCGTCTTCATGATCAACGGGCTGACCAAGGGCGACTGGGAAGAGGCCTTCCTCTTCGGTGTCGCCGTCGCGGTGGGCCTGACCCCGGAGATGCTGCCGATGGTCGTCTCCGCCAACCTGGCGCGCGGCGCGGTGGCCATGGCCAAGCGCAAGGTCGTCGTCAAGCGGCTCAACGCCATCCAGAACCTGGGCGCCATGGACGTCCTCTGCACGGACAAGACCGGCACCCTCACCGAGGACCGGATCGTCCTGGACCGCTACCTGGACGTGCACGGCGCCGAGGACGCCGAGGTCCTGGAGTACGGCTACCTCAACGCGCACTTCCAGACCGGCCTGCGCAACCTGCTGGACCAGGCGGTCATCGACCGGGTGAACGAGGCCGAGGAGGTTGTCGTCGACGCACGGTTCACGATGGTCGACGAGATCCCCTTCGACTTCGCCCGCCGGCGGATGTCCGTGGTCCTCAACCGCAACTCGATGTCGGACGGCCCCGGCCGCTCCGAACACGTGGTGATCACCAAGGGTGCGGTCGAGGAGGTCCTGGAGCTCTGCACCCACATGACGGACGGGGGCGAGCGGGTCGCCCTCACCGAGGAGCTGCGCCACCGCGTCACCGCCATCGCCGCGGACAACAACCGCGCCGGCCTGCGCGTCCTGGCCGTGGCCACCCGCCGGATCGCATCCCCGCGCGACACCTACACCGTCGCGGACGAGGACCAGCTGACCCTGGTCGGCTTCCTCGCCTTCCTCGACCCGCCGAAGGCCTCCGCCGCCCGGGCCCTGCAGGGCCTGGCCGACAAGGGCATCGCGGTCAAGGTGGTCACCGGCGACAACGAGCTGGTCGCGGCCCGGGTCTGCGCCGACGTCGGCATCGAGGTGGGCCGGGTGGTGCCCGGCTCCGAGGTGGACGCCCTCGACGACACCGAGCTGCGCGCGCTGGCCGCCCGTACGACGGTCTTCGCCAAGGTCAACCCGGTCCAGAAGGCCCGGATCGTCCGGTCCCTGCAGGCGGACGGCCACACGGTCGGCTTCCTCGGGGACGGCATCAACGACGCGGCCGCGCTGCGGGACGCCGACGTCGGCATCTCCGTCGACACGGCCGTGGACATCGCCAAGGAGTCGGCGGACATCATCCTGCTGGAGAAGGACCTGACCGTCCTGGAGCAGGGCGTGGTCCAGGGCCGCACCACCTTCGGCAACACCGTCAAGTACATCAAGATGACGGCCTCGTCGAACTTCGGCAACGTCTTCTCGGTCCTGGTGGCGAGCGCCTTCATCCCCTTCCAGCCGATGCTCGCGATCATGCTGCTGGTGCAGAACCTGGTCTACGACATCGCCCAGCTGGCCACGCCCTGGGACCGGATGGACGAGGAGTACCTGCGCAAGCCGCGGAACTGGGACGCCAAGGGCATCTTCCGCTTCATGGTGACGATCGGCCCCATCAGCTCGGTCTTCGACATCGCCATGTTCGTGGTCATGTGGAACGTGTTCGCCGCCAACACCGTGGGCGAGGCCTCGCTCTTCCAGACCGGCTGGTTCGTCGAGGGCCTGCTCTCGCAGACCCTCGTCGTCCACATGATCCGGACCCGCAAGATCCCCTTCCTCCAGTCCCGCGCCTCCTGGCCGGTGATGGTGATGACCGTCCTGGCGGTGCTGACCGGGCTCTGGCTGCCCTTCTCGCCGCTGGCCCCCGCGCTGGGCTTCACCGCCCTGCCGGCCGGCTACTTCCCCTGGCTGATCGGCGTGCTCCTCGCGTACTGCACGCTGACCCAGTTGGTGAAGACCTGGTACGTCCGGCGCTTCGGCACCTGGCTGTAG
- the acnA gene encoding aconitate hydratase AcnA: protein MKETVVSANSFDARSTLQVGDESYEIFRLDKVEGAARLPYSLKVLLENLLRTEDGANITADHIRALGGWDSQAQPSQEIQFTPARVIMQDFTGVPCVVDLATMREAVKDLGGDPSKINPLAPAELVIDHSVIADKFGTHEAFAQNVELEYGRNKERYQFLRWGQTAFDEFKVVPPGTGIVHQVNIEHLARTIMVRGGQAYPDTLVGTDSHTTMVNGLGVLGWGVGGIEAEAAMLGQPVSMLIPRVVGFKLTGELPTGTTATDLVLTITEMLRKHGVVGKFVEFYGEGVAATSLANRATIGNMSPEFGSTAAIFPIDDETLKYLRLTGRDAQQVALVEAYAKEQGLWLDPKAEPDFSEKLELDLSTVVPSIAGPKRPQDRIVLANASQQFAVDVLNYVDDADEAGKESFPASDSPASSNGVPSRPTQVTLADGTSFEIDHGAVTVAAITSCTNTSNPYVMVAAALVAKKAVEKGLTRKPWVKTTLAPGSKVVTDYFDKAGLTPYLDKMGFNLVGYGCTTCIGNSGPLDEEISKAINEHDLAVTSVLSGNRNFEGRINPDVKMNYLASPPLVVAYAIAGSMKVDITTEAIGTDTEGNPVFLKDIWPSEAEVNDVVANAIGEDMFSKSYEDVFAGDAQWQALSIPTGNTFEWDAESTYVRKPPYFEGMTMETTPVSDIAGARVLAKLGDSVTTDHISPAGAIKADTPAGKYLTEHGVERRDFNSYGSRRGNHEVMIRGTFANIRLRNQIAPGTEGGFTRDFTVEGAPVAFIYDASQNYQAAGIPLVILAGKEYGSGSSRDWAAKGTALLGVKAVIAESYERIHRSNLIGMGVLPLQFPEGATAASLGLTGEETFSFTGVEELNNGTTPRTVKVTTDTGVSFDAVVRIDTPGEADYYRNGGIMQYVLRNLIRG, encoded by the coding sequence ATGAAGGAGACTGTCGTGTCGGCGAACAGCTTCGACGCCCGCAGCACGCTGCAGGTGGGCGACGAGTCGTACGAGATCTTCCGGCTGGACAAGGTTGAGGGCGCCGCCCGCCTTCCCTACAGCCTGAAGGTCCTGCTGGAGAACCTGCTCCGCACCGAGGACGGCGCGAACATCACCGCCGACCACATCCGGGCGCTCGGCGGCTGGGACTCCCAGGCGCAGCCCAGCCAGGAGATCCAGTTCACGCCGGCCCGCGTGATCATGCAGGACTTCACCGGCGTCCCCTGTGTCGTGGACCTCGCCACCATGCGCGAGGCCGTGAAGGACCTCGGCGGCGACCCGTCCAAGATCAACCCGCTGGCCCCGGCCGAGCTGGTCATCGACCACTCGGTCATCGCCGACAAGTTCGGCACCCACGAGGCGTTCGCCCAGAACGTGGAGCTGGAGTACGGCCGCAACAAGGAGCGCTACCAGTTCCTGCGCTGGGGCCAGACCGCCTTCGACGAGTTCAAGGTCGTCCCCCCGGGCACCGGCATCGTCCACCAGGTCAACATCGAGCACCTGGCCCGCACGATCATGGTCCGGGGCGGCCAGGCCTACCCGGACACCCTCGTCGGCACCGACTCGCACACCACCATGGTCAACGGCCTCGGCGTGCTCGGCTGGGGCGTCGGCGGCATCGAGGCCGAGGCCGCCATGCTCGGCCAGCCGGTCTCCATGCTGATCCCGCGCGTCGTCGGCTTCAAGCTGACCGGCGAGCTGCCGACCGGCACCACCGCCACCGACCTGGTGCTGACCATCACCGAGATGCTGCGCAAGCACGGCGTCGTCGGCAAGTTCGTCGAGTTCTACGGTGAGGGCGTCGCCGCCACCTCCCTCGCGAACCGCGCCACCATCGGCAACATGTCGCCGGAGTTCGGCTCGACCGCCGCGATCTTCCCGATCGACGACGAGACCCTGAAGTACCTGCGCCTGACGGGCCGCGACGCCCAGCAGGTCGCCCTGGTCGAGGCGTACGCCAAGGAGCAGGGCCTCTGGCTGGACCCGAAGGCCGAGCCGGACTTCTCCGAGAAGCTCGAGCTGGACCTCTCCACGGTCGTCCCGTCCATCGCCGGCCCGAAGCGCCCCCAGGACCGCATCGTCCTGGCCAACGCCTCGCAGCAGTTCGCCGTGGACGTCCTGAACTACGTGGACGACGCCGACGAGGCGGGCAAGGAGTCCTTCCCGGCCTCCGACTCCCCGGCCTCCTCCAACGGCGTGCCGAGCCGCCCGACCCAGGTCACCCTGGCCGACGGCACCTCCTTCGAGATCGACCACGGCGCCGTCACCGTCGCCGCGATCACCTCCTGCACCAACACCTCGAACCCCTACGTCATGGTCGCCGCGGCGCTCGTGGCCAAGAAGGCGGTCGAGAAGGGCCTGACCCGCAAGCCGTGGGTCAAGACCACCCTGGCCCCGGGCTCGAAGGTCGTCACCGACTACTTCGACAAGGCCGGCCTGACCCCGTACCTCGACAAGATGGGCTTCAACCTCGTCGGGTACGGCTGCACCACCTGCATCGGCAACTCCGGTCCGCTGGACGAGGAGATCTCGAAGGCGATCAACGAGCACGACCTCGCGGTCACCTCGGTCCTCTCGGGCAACCGCAACTTCGAGGGCCGCATCAACCCCGACGTCAAGATGAACTACCTGGCGTCCCCGCCGCTGGTCGTCGCGTACGCCATCGCGGGCTCCATGAAGGTGGACATCACCACCGAGGCCATCGGCACCGACACCGAGGGCAACCCGGTCTTCCTCAAGGACATCTGGCCCTCCGAGGCCGAGGTCAACGACGTCGTGGCCAACGCCATCGGCGAGGACATGTTCTCGAAGTCCTACGAGGACGTCTTCGCGGGTGACGCCCAGTGGCAGGCGCTGTCGATCCCGACCGGCAACACGTTCGAGTGGGACGCCGAGTCCACCTACGTCCGCAAGCCCCCCTACTTCGAGGGCATGACGATGGAGACCACCCCGGTCTCCGACATCGCCGGCGCCCGCGTGCTGGCGAAGCTGGGCGACTCGGTCACCACCGACCACATCTCCCCGGCGGGTGCGATCAAGGCCGACACCCCGGCCGGCAAGTACCTCACGGAGCACGGCGTCGAGCGCCGCGACTTCAACAGCTACGGTTCCCGCCGCGGCAACCACGAGGTCATGATCCGCGGTACCTTCGCCAACATCCGCCTGCGCAACCAGATCGCGCCGGGCACCGAGGGCGGCTTCACCCGCGACTTCACCGTCGAGGGCGCGCCGGTCGCGTTCATCTACGACGCCTCGCAGAACTACCAGGCCGCCGGCATCCCGCTGGTCATCCTGGCGGGCAAGGAGTACGGCTCGGGCTCGTCCCGCGACTGGGCCGCCAAGGGCACCGCGCTCCTCGGCGTCAAGGCCGTCATCGCCGAGTCCTACGAGCGCATCCACCGCTCGAACCTGATCGGCATGGGCGTCCTCCCGCTCCAGTTCCCCGAGGGCGCCACCGCGGCCTCCCTGGGCCTGACCGGCGAGGAGACCTTCTCCTTCACCGGCGTGGAGGAGCTGAACAACGGCACCACCCCGCGCACGGTCAAGGTCACCACCGACACCGGTGTCTCCTTCGACGCGGTCGTCCGCATCGACACGCCGGGTGAGGCGGACTACTACCGCAACGGCGGCATCATGCAGTACGTCCTCCGCAACCTCATCCGCGGCTAA
- a CDS encoding carbohydrate ABC transporter permease has protein sequence MTTVIKAPGEPAAERSRGSGRPGGGGRARSDGMVLNVFSHGFLAVWAILIVLPLVWLALGSFKTDSEIGASALSRPTNWHFDAFARAWDKGIGGYFGHTLIVLAFSVPLTMLLGSMAAYVLARYPFPGNRIIYYFFVSGAMFPVFLALVPLFFMVKRLDLLNTYQGLILVYIAYSMPFTVFFMHSFFRTLPTAVHEAAVIDGASDTRIFFQVMLPMARPGLISVGIFNVLGQWNQYILPSVLMQPQSGSDPERYMLTQGLIQLQYQMGYQTDLPVLFAGVTIAMIPMLVVYLSFQRQIQAGLTSATLK, from the coding sequence ATGACCACAGTGATCAAGGCACCAGGCGAGCCGGCCGCCGAGCGGTCCCGGGGGAGCGGCCGCCCCGGGGGCGGCGGCAGGGCCCGCTCCGACGGCATGGTGCTGAACGTCTTCTCCCACGGCTTCCTCGCCGTCTGGGCCATACTGATCGTCCTGCCCCTGGTGTGGCTGGCGCTCGGTTCCTTCAAGACCGACTCCGAGATCGGCGCCTCGGCGCTGAGCCGGCCGACGAACTGGCACTTCGACGCCTTCGCCCGGGCCTGGGACAAGGGCATCGGCGGCTACTTCGGCCACACCCTGATCGTGCTGGCCTTCTCCGTCCCGCTGACCATGCTGCTCGGCTCGATGGCCGCGTACGTCCTGGCCCGTTACCCCTTTCCAGGGAACCGGATCATCTACTACTTCTTCGTCAGCGGGGCGATGTTCCCCGTCTTCCTGGCGCTCGTGCCGCTGTTCTTCATGGTCAAGCGGCTCGACCTGCTGAACACGTACCAGGGGCTGATCCTGGTCTACATCGCCTACTCGATGCCCTTCACCGTCTTCTTCATGCACTCCTTCTTCCGCACCCTGCCGACGGCGGTGCACGAGGCGGCGGTCATCGACGGGGCCTCCGACACCCGGATCTTCTTCCAGGTGATGCTGCCGATGGCCAGGCCGGGCCTGATCAGCGTGGGGATATTCAACGTCCTGGGCCAGTGGAACCAGTACATCCTGCCCTCCGTGCTGATGCAGCCCCAGAGCGGATCGGACCCCGAGCGCTACATGCTCACCCAGGGCCTGATCCAGCTCCAGTACCAGATGGGCTACCAGACGGACCTGCCGGTGCTCTTCGCCGGCGTGACCATCGCCATGATCCCGATGCTGGTGGTCTACCTGTCCTTCCAGCGCCAGATCCAGGCGGGTCTGACCTCGGCCACCCTCAAGTAG
- the ngcE gene encoding N-acetylglucosamine/diacetylchitobiose ABC transporter substrate-binding protein: MGSTGEGLGRRDLIKRSAALGLIAVPTMSFLSACASGGGDTSTKGPDKGLVSKENPFGLAKGGKLDVVIFKGGFGDDYAKAWEAAFDKKWGTTSSHLGTQEIAAKLQPRFNGGNPPDVLNDSGAQMIKIDVLAKGGQLADLTAVLDAPSIDDPNKKVRDTLIAGTVEQGTQAGKFVALNYVYTVFGFWYSGKLFKEKGWTEPKTWDEFLGVCAKAKEAGIGGLAHQGKYPYYINVVIMDLIAKKGGLEAMKAIDNLSPNAFEGNPAALAAIEAVYEVVEKGYLMPGTNGLTHTEAQTAWNQYKAAFIPSGSWLENEQLKQTPDDFDMKFLPVPVLADSKLPFTAIRAGANEAFVVPEKAANKAGGLEFLRTMLSREWSTTFAQQANSLTVVKDGVDPSVKLRPGTQSAVAAVKAAGTDTFNYLYPDWYSEMDTDIQNASNELMAQRIQPKEWIKRAQAAVDKAAKDPNAKNNHRS, translated from the coding sequence ATGGGATCCACCGGTGAGGGCCTCGGCCGCCGTGATCTGATCAAGCGCTCCGCAGCGCTCGGACTGATCGCCGTGCCGACGATGAGCTTCCTGTCCGCCTGCGCCTCCGGCGGCGGGGACACCTCCACGAAGGGCCCGGACAAGGGGCTCGTGTCCAAGGAGAACCCCTTCGGCCTCGCCAAGGGCGGCAAGCTGGACGTGGTCATCTTCAAGGGCGGCTTCGGCGACGACTACGCGAAGGCCTGGGAGGCGGCGTTCGACAAGAAGTGGGGCACCACCAGCTCCCACCTGGGCACCCAGGAGATCGCGGCCAAGCTCCAGCCCCGGTTCAACGGAGGCAACCCGCCGGACGTCCTCAACGACTCCGGCGCCCAGATGATCAAGATCGACGTGCTCGCCAAGGGCGGCCAGCTCGCCGATCTGACCGCCGTCCTCGACGCCCCCTCGATCGACGACCCGAACAAGAAGGTCCGCGACACCCTGATCGCCGGCACCGTCGAACAGGGCACGCAGGCCGGCAAGTTCGTCGCCCTCAACTACGTCTACACCGTCTTCGGGTTCTGGTACTCCGGCAAGCTCTTCAAGGAGAAGGGCTGGACCGAGCCCAAGACCTGGGACGAGTTCCTGGGCGTCTGCGCCAAGGCCAAGGAAGCCGGCATCGGCGGCCTGGCCCACCAGGGGAAGTACCCCTACTACATCAACGTCGTGATCATGGACCTGATCGCCAAGAAGGGCGGTCTGGAGGCCATGAAGGCCATCGACAACCTCTCCCCGAACGCCTTCGAGGGCAACCCGGCCGCCCTGGCCGCCATCGAGGCCGTCTACGAGGTGGTCGAGAAGGGCTACCTGATGCCCGGCACCAACGGCCTCACCCACACGGAGGCACAGACCGCCTGGAACCAGTACAAGGCGGCCTTCATCCCCTCCGGCTCCTGGCTGGAGAACGAGCAGCTCAAGCAGACCCCGGACGACTTCGACATGAAGTTCCTGCCGGTACCGGTGCTCGCCGACAGCAAGCTGCCCTTCACCGCCATCCGGGCGGGCGCCAACGAGGCCTTCGTCGTCCCGGAGAAGGCCGCCAACAAGGCAGGCGGCCTGGAGTTCCTGCGCACCATGCTCTCCCGCGAATGGTCGACGACCTTCGCCCAGCAGGCCAACTCGCTCACCGTCGTCAAGGACGGCGTCGACCCGTCCGTCAAGCTCCGGCCGGGCACCCAGTCCGCCGTCGCCGCGGTCAAGGCCGCCGGGACCGACACCTTCAACTACCTCTACCCCGACTGGTACAGCGAGATGGACACCGACATCCAGAACGCGTCCAACGAGCTGATGGCCCAGCGCATCCAGCCGAAGGAGTGGATCAAGCGGGCCCAGGCCGCGGTGGACAAGGCCGCCAAGGACCCCAACGCCAAGAACAACCACCGCAGCTGA
- a CDS encoding carbohydrate ABC transporter permease, with translation MSHVARSKGRAGFIAGFLILPLALYLTFVIWPYVQTFGYSFTNWSGQSPTFGFVGLENYAALMEDEVFRSALWHNLLLLVFVPVITILLALFFAFMVNAGGRSGAGGVRGVRGSAFYKIVYFFPQVLSLAILAVLFGAVYRSDTGGLLNAFLAKLGLVDPAHPVEWLNQPDLVLWCLLLVVVWHGVGFYLVLFSAAMQSVPKDIYEAALLDGAGRGQTFLRVTLPLLWDSVQTSAVYLGIAAMDMFVLVSTMTSGQFGGGPDHHSEVMATVLMRNFLYFGKSGYACAMGVVMLLLTMILSVVTLRATRRERIEF, from the coding sequence ATGAGCCACGTAGCCCGGAGCAAGGGACGGGCCGGCTTCATCGCCGGCTTCCTCATCCTGCCGCTCGCGCTGTACCTGACCTTCGTCATCTGGCCGTACGTGCAGACGTTCGGCTACTCCTTCACCAACTGGTCCGGCCAGTCCCCGACGTTCGGCTTCGTCGGCCTGGAGAACTACGCGGCCCTGATGGAGGACGAGGTCTTCCGCAGCGCCCTGTGGCACAACCTGCTGCTCCTGGTGTTCGTCCCCGTCATCACCATCCTGCTCGCCCTCTTCTTCGCCTTCATGGTGAACGCGGGAGGGCGCAGCGGGGCCGGCGGGGTGCGGGGCGTCCGGGGATCGGCGTTCTACAAGATCGTCTACTTCTTCCCGCAGGTCCTGTCCCTCGCCATCCTCGCCGTCCTCTTCGGAGCGGTGTACCGCAGTGACACGGGCGGCCTGCTGAACGCGTTCCTCGCCAAGCTGGGCCTGGTCGACCCGGCCCACCCCGTCGAATGGCTCAACCAGCCGGACCTGGTCCTGTGGTGCCTGCTGCTCGTGGTGGTCTGGCACGGGGTCGGCTTCTACCTCGTCCTCTTCTCGGCCGCCATGCAGTCGGTCCCCAAGGACATCTACGAGGCCGCGCTGCTCGACGGCGCGGGCCGCGGCCAGACCTTCCTCAGGGTCACGCTGCCCCTGCTGTGGGACTCCGTGCAGACCTCGGCGGTCTACCTGGGCATCGCCGCCATGGACATGTTCGTCCTGGTGTCCACCATGACCTCCGGCCAGTTCGGCGGCGGCCCGGACCACCACAGCGAGGTCATGGCGACCGTGCTGATGCGCAACTTCCTCTATTTCGGCAAGAGTGGCTACGCGTGCGCCATGGGCGTCGTGATGCTGCTCCTGACCATGATCCTCTCCGTCGTCACGCTGCGCGCCACCCGCCGCGAGCGCATCGAGTTCTGA
- a CDS encoding ROK family transcriptional regulator: MQTPGSQSSLHRANLERVVRAVRLAGSLTQAEIARTTGLSAATVSNIVRELKEGGTVEVTDTSAGGRRARSVSLSGDAGIVIGVDFGHTHLRVAVGNLAHQVLAEESEPLDVDASWAEGFDRAEALVGRLVQQVGVARDKVIGVGLGVPGPIDVESGTLGSTAILPGWAGINPRQELSRRLGVPVYVDNDANLGALGELVWGSGRGVRDLAYIKVASGVGAGLVINGQIYRGPGGTAGEIGHITLDESGPVCRCGNRGCLETFAAARYVLPLLQGSHGPELTMEKVVELAREGDPGCRRVITDVGRHVGSGVASLCNLLNPSRIVLGGSLADAGELVLAPIRESVGRYAIPSAARQLSVLTGSLGSRAEVLGALALVLSEMGDSTLLAENGMGVRAPAALSSLR, translated from the coding sequence GTGCAGACTCCCGGATCGCAGTCCTCACTGCATCGCGCGAATCTCGAACGGGTCGTGCGGGCGGTGCGCCTCGCGGGTTCGCTGACCCAGGCGGAGATCGCCCGTACCACCGGACTGTCGGCGGCCACGGTCTCCAACATCGTCCGTGAGCTCAAGGAGGGCGGGACGGTCGAGGTCACCGACACCTCGGCGGGCGGCCGGCGGGCCCGCAGCGTCTCGCTCAGCGGGGACGCTGGCATCGTGATCGGCGTGGATTTCGGCCACACCCACCTGCGGGTGGCCGTCGGCAACCTCGCCCACCAGGTGCTGGCCGAGGAGTCCGAGCCGCTGGACGTGGACGCCTCCTGGGCGGAGGGCTTCGACCGGGCGGAAGCGCTGGTGGGACGGCTGGTCCAGCAGGTCGGCGTGGCCCGTGACAAGGTCATCGGCGTCGGGCTCGGCGTGCCGGGTCCCATCGACGTCGAGTCCGGGACCCTGGGCTCCACCGCGATCCTGCCGGGCTGGGCGGGGATCAATCCGCGCCAGGAGCTCTCCCGGCGCCTGGGCGTCCCCGTCTACGTGGACAACGACGCGAACCTCGGCGCGCTGGGCGAGCTGGTGTGGGGGAGTGGGCGGGGGGTCAGGGACCTGGCGTACATCAAGGTCGCCAGCGGTGTGGGGGCCGGCCTGGTGATCAACGGCCAGATCTACCGCGGCCCGGGCGGTACCGCCGGGGAGATCGGGCACATCACCCTGGACGAGTCGGGCCCGGTCTGCCGCTGCGGCAACCGCGGCTGCCTGGAGACCTTCGCCGCCGCCCGCTACGTGCTGCCCCTGCTCCAGGGCAGCCACGGGCCGGAGCTGACGATGGAGAAGGTGGTCGAGCTGGCCCGGGAGGGCGACCCGGGCTGCCGACGGGTCATCACCGACGTGGGCCGGCACGTCGGCAGCGGCGTGGCCAGCCTGTGCAACCTGCTGAACCCGAGCCGGATCGTGCTCGGCGGCTCGCTGGCGGACGCGGGTGAGCTGGTCCTGGCGCCCATCAGGGAATCCGTGGGGCGGTACGCGATCCCCAGCGCGGCCCGGCAGCTGTCCGTGCTGACCGGCTCCCTGGGCAGCCGGGCGGAGGTACTCGGCGCACTCGCCCTCGTACTCAGTGAGATGGGCGATTCGACGCTTTTGGCAGAAAATGGAATGGGAGTGCGCGCCCCCGCCGCTCTGTCTTCACTTAGATAA